From a region of the Lactuca sativa cultivar Salinas chromosome 4, Lsat_Salinas_v11, whole genome shotgun sequence genome:
- the LOC111902175 gene encoding uncharacterized protein LOC111902175: MSGTTGPTTVCGSGRLKQPTKRINRGLRGKKSVRMETGFVGLTIESLTTYDDQQIEDRKWHTTKPPCFSAASSCFCWRLLSPWEKVKSPFTLGPQCKEHWCATRSTGHKLGTHALV, encoded by the exons ATGAGCGGCACGACAGGACCGACGACCGTCTGTGGTTCAGGTAGATTAAAGCAACCAACGAAACGAATCAACAGAGGGTTAAGAGGCAAAAAGAGCGTGAGAATGGAGACTGGATTCGTGGGATTAACAATAGAAAGCTTAACAACATACGATG ACCAACAGATTGAAGATCGAAAATGGCATACAACAAAGCCTCCATGCTTTTCAGCTGCATCCTCTTGCTTTTGTTGGCGCTTACTTTCTCCATGGGAGAAAGTAAAGTCACCTTTCACACTA GGTCCACAGTGCAAGGAACATTGGTGTGCAACGAGATCTACGGGACACAAGTTGGGGACACATGCTTTAGTATAA